Proteins from a genomic interval of Callospermophilus lateralis isolate mCalLat2 chromosome 1, mCalLat2.hap1, whole genome shotgun sequence:
- the LOC143642126 gene encoding olfactory receptor 7A10-like yields MELGNDTQHLEFLLLGLAEDPELQPLIFGLFLFMYLVTVLGNLLIILAVISDSHLHTPMYFFLSNLSFVDICFTSTTIPKMLVNIQTQSKAISYAGCITQIHFFVLFVGLDDFLLAVMAYDRYVAICLPLNYMVIMNFRLCGLLVLVSWFVSFLHALLQSLMMLRLSFCTDLEIPHFFCELNQAIHRACSDTFLNDLVIYITAVFLGGGPLAGILYSYYKIVSSIRAISSAQGKYKGFSTCASHLSVVSLFYGTSLGVYLSSDVAQNSHSIATASVMYTVVTPMLNPFIYSLRNKDIKSALRRLYEREK; encoded by the coding sequence ATGGAACTAGGGAATGATACTCAACATTTAGAATTTCTTCTTCTGGGACTTGCAGAGGACCCAGAACTGCAACCCCTCATCTTTGGCCTTTTCCTGTTCATGTACCTGGTCACTGTGCTGgggaacctgctcatcatcctggctGTCATCTCAGACTCCCACCTGCACacgcccatgtacttcttcctctccaacctgtcctttGTGGACATCTGCTTCACCTCCACCACCATCCCCAAGATGCTGGTGAACATCCAGACACAGAGCAAGGCCATTTCCTATGCAGGCTGCATCACCCAGATTCACTTTTTTGTACTCTTTGTTGGGTTGGATGACTTTCTTTTGGCTGTGATGGCCTATGATCGGTATGTGGCCATCTGCCTTCCCCTGAACTACATGGTTATCATGAACTTCAGACTCTGTGGATTGCTCGTTTTGGTCTCCTGGTTTGTGAGTTTTTTACATGCGTTGTTACAAAGCTTAATGATGTTGCGGCTGTCCTTCTGCACAGACTTGGAAATCCCACACTTTTTCTGTGAACTTAATCAGGCAATTCACCGTGCCTGCTCTGACACCTTTCTTAATGAcctggtgatatatattacagctGTCTTCCTGGGAGGTGGCCCCCTCGCTGGCATCCTTTACTCTTACTACAAGATAGTGTCCTCCATCCGTGCAATCTCATCTGCTCAGGGCAAGTACAAAGGCTTCTCCACCTGTGCATCTCACCTCTCTGTGGTCTCCTTATTTTATGGCACAAGCCTAGGTGTGTACCTCAGTTCTGATGTGGCCCAAAACTCACACTCCATTGCAACAGCTTCAGTAATGTACACTGTGGtcacccccatgctgaaccccttcatctacagTCTGAGGAACAAGGACATCAAGAGTGCTCTGAGAAGACTCtatgagagagaaaaataa